A stretch of the Theileria equi strain WA chromosome 1, complete sequence genome encodes the following:
- a CDS encoding pre-mRNA splicing factor, putative (encoded by transcript BEWA_021530A): MDLLGSYDSEGDLSDSNSNGKNHTNDATHCDKELQNTDLSHAARSLLFNASNGKNLGPFKKHKVDDITLLKTDFDDSSTKLSSRVHAEYYKSKISASRNPKDHETAGHVTNTALKGETVLYSAPKTGELSILGVEIGSRTSESIILSQFDNFTPELEQDKPSLEGKQDKTSKALVREHARNHEDVLEVNYSVDHPSYKSASSIVQNALAITEGRSILPLAFESVGGVYSTPSGISEKIYYNDVSFQNEILKNDLLIAQSHEDRNVDLKRRRRLTQSEIHSEDIFGPWIPFEEGELPVPSPAVSEPTEKEKDSAKTKTRDTGVALPRVNPSDALDRNEVIVDDGKQHTKFNGIVVSTFHKKIDPDRTYSSWVIPPKNAKVADVNTYKAGLPKQEIHTYVGHSMAVQKILYFPKTGHYLLSASMDGFVKIWDSNNNRRCVRTYKGHCKGVRDINFASDDGNRFFSCGFDSTVIQWDTEYGKITGVYPIDKTPYCVTVHPTDENVFIVGGENKKACQFDARSGNIVLEYSEHLGCVNTVTFIDNNRKILTTADDKKMLVWEYNVPVVVKHIGNPSMHSVPAVVTHPSDKFVLGQSMDNQIVVYESSGSRFKFYGRKKFRGHQNSGYAIKPSCSPDGKFIASGDSRGKIFIWDWKTCRSLQTLTGHKAVTMDCKWHPTQTSRLATCSWDGTIKLWD, encoded by the coding sequence ATGGATTTGCTTGGTTCCTATGATAGCGAGGGTGATTTGAGTGATTCCAACTCTAATGGCAAAAATCATACGAATGACGCAACACATTGTGATAAGGAACTACAAAACACTGACTTATCTCATGCTGCAAGAAGCCTCTTATTCAATGCTTCAAATGGGAAGAATCTGGGACCCTTCAAAAAACACAAGGTTGATGATATAACACTTTTGAAGACagattttgatgattcttCAACGAAGTTGAGCTCAAGAGTCCATGCTGAATATTATaaatcaaaaatatctGCGTCCAGAAATCCCAAAGATCATGAGACCGCTGGTCATGTTACAAATACTGCTTTAAAAGGCGAAACTGTTTTATACAGTGCCCCTAAAACCGGAGAGCTCTCGATTTTAGGAGTTGAAATCGGCTCTAGAACTTCTGAATCTATAATATTATCGCAATTTGATAATTTCACTCCAGAACTCGAACAAGACAAGCCTTCTCTCGAAGGGAAACAAGATAAAACTTCTAAAGCACTAGTCAGAGAACATGCTAGAAATCATGAAGATGTTCTAGAAGTTAATTACTCTGTGGATCATCCGTCGTATAAAAGTGCATCATCAATAGTACAGAACGCACTCGCAATTACCGAGGGAAGAAGTATTTTGCCACTCGCGTTTGAAAGTGTTGGGGGTGTATATAGTACACCAAGTGGAATATCCGAAAAAATTTATTATAATGATGTTAGTTTTCAAaatgaaattttaaagaatgacTTGTTGATTGCTCAGTCTCATGAAGATAGAAATGTAGATTTGAAGAGAAGGCGACGTTTAACACAATCAGAGATCCATTCTGAGGACATCTTTGGTCCTTGGATTCCATTTGAAGAGGGTGAACTTCCAGTTCCAAGTCCAGCTGTATCAGAACCTACcgaaaaggaaaaggattCTGCAAAAACAAAAACCAGAGATACTGGAGTTGCCTTACCCCGTGTAAACCCTAGCGACGCTTTAGATAGGAACGAGGTTATTGTTGATGACGGAAAACAGCATACAAAATTCAACGGTATTGTGGTATCCACATTTCATAAAAAAATTGACCCTGATCGTACATATAGTTCATGGGTTATTCCACCTAAAAACGCAAAGGTTGCAGATGTGAACACCTACAAGGCTGGACTGCCAAAACAAGAAATACATACATATGTCGGTCATAGTATGGCTGTGCAAAAAATTCTCtattttccaaaaacaGGTCACTATTTACTGTCAGCctctatggatggattTGTCAAAATATGGGACTCTAATAACAATCGCAGATGTGTTCGTACGTACAAAGGACATTGTAAGGGTGTAAGGGATATAAATTTTGCTAGTGATGATGGTAACAGATTTTTCAGCTGTGGATTTGATTCTACAGTTATCCAATGGGATACggaatatggaaaaattACAGGAGTATATCCAATTGATAAAACTCCCTATTGTGTTACTGTTCATCCAACAGATGAGAATGTTTTTATAGTTGGTGGTGAAAACAAGAAGGCTTGTCAATTTGATGCACGTTCTGGTAACATTGTGTTAGAATATAGTGAACATTTAGGATGTGTAAATACCGTCACATTTATTGATAACAATCGCAAAATTTTAACAACGGCTGACGACAAGAAAATGTTGGTTTGGGAATATAATGTCCCTGTGGTTGTCAAGCATATTGGCAATCCTTCAATGCATAGCGTTCCAGCTGTTGTTACACATCCAAGTGATAAATTCGTACTAGGTCAAAGTATGGACAATCAAATTGTTGTTTACGAGTCTTCTGGATCTAGATTTAAATTTTATGGAAGAAAAAAATTTAGAGGTCACCAAAATAGTGGATATGCAATCAAACCTTCATGCTCGCCTGATGG